In Spinacia oleracea cultivar Varoflay chromosome 5, BTI_SOV_V1, whole genome shotgun sequence, a single window of DNA contains:
- the LOC130461663 gene encoding uncharacterized protein, which yields MRFAPEIVPTEAIKAQRFEQGSTLTLQGKLGGVNFESLDDVNGRAAHLYGMKGRELDGNSGEKRKGNGNFQGNEKKPKLDGDFNHGKREGNFNQNREENRNFTQKWKGNYENGSNGNEDKPKRNYFSKKCENNHPGKDCEGNLVTCYFCKKQGHREFECYKKAFGESTYNLGHNGKNSHSSQQGLSQQDGINNTEPGGGNNATQLKGQLFIMNHREAENAYEVEAGTFSIYDLLAS from the coding sequence ATGAGGTTTGCACCCGAAATAGTCCCAACTGAAGCCATAaaagctcaaaggtttgagcaagggtcaACATTGACTTTGCAAGGGAAGCTTGGGGGAGTTAACTTTGAATCCTTAGATGATGTTAATGGGCGTGCAGCTCACCTGTATGGGATGAAAGGAAGAGAGCTTGATGGAAATtctggtgaaaagaggaagggaAATGGAAACTTCCAAGGGAATGAGAAGAAACCTAAGTTGGATGGGGATTTTAACCATGGAAAGAGGGAAGGGAATTTTAACCAAAATAGGGAAGAGAATCGCAATTTCACCCAAAAATGGAAGGGAAATTATGAAAATGGAAGTAACGGGAACGAGGATAAGCCTAAAAGGAACTACTTTTCCAAAAAGTGTGAGAATAACCATCCAGGAAAGGATTGTGAGGGAAACCTAGTTACTTGTTATTTCTGTAAGAAGCAAGGGCATCGTGAGTTTGAATGCTACAAGAAAGCATTTGGGGAATCAACATATAACCTAGGCCATAATGGGAAAAATTCACATTCAAGTCAACAAGGATTAAGCCAGCAGGATGGAATCAACAACACCGAACCTGGAGGTGGGAATAACGCCACCCAATTGAAGGGACAATTGTTCATTATGAATCATCGTGAAGCAGAAAACGCGTATGAAGTAgaagctggtactttttctatttatgATCTACTTGCTAGCTAG